The Papaver somniferum cultivar HN1 chromosome 3, ASM357369v1, whole genome shotgun sequence genome includes a region encoding these proteins:
- the LOC113359252 gene encoding uncharacterized protein LOC113359252 — protein MREAEKEKEDEGMKEPDSEADEADEDQSMSDGSNEDEAEDDWRIPIHQYLDKGTLPADVKETRKLESKAAMYNIRDGILYRRSFLEPLMRYLSQTEDDKVSKRNKELFQGKETAKAPHVGYNTTKKFSWKQSQRNTIMGKEDGERQLPQPGARPP, from the exons ATGAGAGAagcagagaaagagaaagaagacgaaggaatGAAAGAACCAGATAGCGAAGCCGACGAGGCTGACGAAGATCAATCCATGTCAGACGGAAGCAACGAAGACGAAGCAGAAGACGATTGGAGAAttccaattcaccagtaccttgacaaaggtaccctCCCTGCAGATGTCAAAGAAActcgaaaactcgaatcaaaggcagcaatgtacaACATACGAGAtggaatactgtatagaaggtcatttcttgaaCCTCTGATGCGGtacctctcacaaaccgaag ATGACAAAGTTTCAAAACGTAACAAAgagttgtttcaaggaaaggagacagcAAAGGCCCCTCACGTGGGGtataatacaacaaagaagttcaGTTGGAAACAAAGCCAGCGTAACACGATCATGGGTAAGGAAGACGGGGAAAGACAACTCCCTCAGCCTGGGGCTCGGCCTCCGTAA